Proteins encoded by one window of Primulina huaijiensis isolate GDHJ02 chromosome 1, ASM1229523v2, whole genome shotgun sequence:
- the LOC140989333 gene encoding beta-glucosidase 1-like, whose translation MYLSARRDILRLPKLSRSSFSFSGCREKPFAIARSGQKIRRNGTLEDTARVEYLHAYIGAVLEAVRNGLNTKGYFVWTFLDCFELLDDFESSYGMYYVDLDYKDLKRNPKLSAHWYSNFLKGKSMEPQDIAKLGNNTLFFFL comes from the exons ATGTACTTATCTGCACGGAGAGATATTTTACGTTTGCCAAAACTATCTCgctcttcattttctttcagtGGCTGTAGAGAAAAGCCCTTTGCCATTGCCAGATCAG GTCAGAAAATACGTCGCAATGGAACTTTGGAAGACACTGCAAGGGTTGAATATTTGCATGCTTACATTGGGGCTGTGCTTGAAGCTGTGAG GAATGGATTGAACACGAAGGGATATTTTGTATGGACATTCTTAGATTGTTTTGAATTACTGGACGACTTCGAATCAAGCTACGGAATGTACTACGTAGATTTGGACTACAAAGATTTGAAGAGAAATCCGAAGCTTTCAGCGCATTGGTATTCTAATTTCTTGAAGGGGAAGAGCATGGAACCACAAGATATTGCGAAACTGGGGAACAACacccttttcttttttctataa